CGAGCCTGTGCTGGTTCGCCTCGCTCGGCTTCGGCGCCAGGCTGCTGGCCGGCTTCTTCCGGCGCGCCTCTTCCTGGCGGGTGCTGGACGGCCTGGTCGCGGCCACCATGCTGCTGGTGGGCACGACCCTGGCCGTGGGGACCTGACCGCGGCCCCCTGACTCCCGACGGCCCGGCGGGCCTCAGTCCCCCTGCGCCCAGAGCTTGCGCACGTGCCCGAGATGCGCGCTGATCAGCGATTCGACCGCGTCGAGGTCGCCCGAGATCATCACGTCGAGCAGCTGCTCGTGCTCCTCCGCCGACTCGACCAGGCGGCCGGCCGCGACCAGCGTCTGCAGGCCGTAGAGGCGGGAGCGGCTGCGCAGCTCCCTGACCGTGTCGACCAGGTGGCGATTGCCGTGCAGGGCCAGCAGGCCCAGGTGGAACTGGCGGTCCGCCTCGACGTAGGCGATGAGGTCGCCCTTGCGCGCCGCCTTCACGATCGCCCGCGCGTGGGCGCGCAGCGGCTCCAACTGCTGCGCCGTGGCGGTCTCCGCGACGCGGACGGTGGCCGGGATCTCGATCAGCTCCCGGATCTCGGTGAAGTCGTCCAGGTCCTGGTCGGTCAGACCCACTATCCGGAAGCCCTTGTTGCGGACGACCTCGACCAGGCCCTCCTTGGCGAGGTCCAGCATCGCCTCGCGCACCGGCGTGGCCGACACGCCGAACTCGGCGGCGAGCACCGGGGCGGAGTAGACGATGCCCGGCCGCAGCTCCCCGGCCACCAGAGCCGCGCGGAGCGCGTG
This genomic interval from Streptacidiphilus rugosus AM-16 contains the following:
- a CDS encoding GntR family transcriptional regulator; the encoded protein is MNTESIDSPGVALNLPSVQERRSLREQVTHALRAALVAGELRPGIVYSAPVLAAEFGVSATPVREAMLDLAKEGLVEVVRNKGFRIVGLTDQDLDDFTEIRELIEIPATVRVAETATAQQLEPLRAHARAIVKAARKGDLIAYVEADRQFHLGLLALHGNRHLVDTVRELRSRSRLYGLQTLVAAGRLVESAEEHEQLLDVMISGDLDAVESLISAHLGHVRKLWAQGD